The Falco peregrinus isolate bFalPer1 chromosome 9, bFalPer1.pri, whole genome shotgun sequence genome includes a window with the following:
- the TCFL5 gene encoding transcription factor-like 5 protein isoform X1 — MSGSVPEEPQRSTPQGPAGDPHPGPLAAAPGGSSDPPFGEHSLGLATTEVSLVEMTEMEYTQLQHILYSYTEAQAGEGDVEARLGAFSLPGSCAEPPPCQVNPGQEGCPSAHCGSQPVFPVPGQAGLPSDSALLSTSPHLGYADFQELRMMLLSESNLPSNETDQMPNGSSVEVPGHSLVKVKCGENSVGLHKENILAENLVLAPEARSKTAVRVRLEERFNSIQRENPRCQEPQESGVTLNNLVTLIRQPSKLIAVPVRQQENKCAALGTSKTAAAKPSVQMTYPLFTMNACSAAGSANPLQAQTSGTSCVVLEAAKHEDLGTPKTFSFCCQEAESAKQTVGVVNKALPEEVWIKVREDTLCKQTINRRSCSQISTLDPNIDRKPLGEIQNMCDSSQSTAPAHGPWQSAQSNSSMQLQSGPQNGITQRRERHNRIERDRRRRIRICCDELNLLVPFCTTDTDKATTLQWTTAFLKYIQERHGDSLKQEFESVFCGKTGRRLKPARSDSFITCPVQENMHGHGDQVV, encoded by the exons ATGTCGGGCTCGGTCCCGGAGGAGCCGCAGCGCTCCACCCCGCAAGGCCCGGCTGGCGATCCCCATCCCGGGCCACTCGCTGCCGCCCCGGGCGGCTCCAGTGACCCTCCCTTCGGTGAGCACAGCCTCGGCTTGGCCACCACGGAGGTCAGCCTGGTGGAGATGACGGAGATGGAGTAtacccagctgcagcacataCTTTACTCCTACACGGAGGCACAAGCTGGTGAAGGTGATGTGgaagccaggctgggggctTTCTCCTTGCCTGGTAGCTGTGCTGAACCCCCTCCGTGCCAGGTGAACCCCGGGCAGGAGGGGTGTCCGTCGGCCCACTGCGGGAGCCAGCCGGTGTTCCCGGTGCCCGGCCAGGCAGGGTTACCCTCTGACAGCGCtttgctcagcaccagcccgCATTTGGGCTATGCTGACTTCCAGGAGCTCAGGATGATGCTACTGAGTGAGTCTAACCTCCCTTCGAATGAAACGGATCAAATGCCTAATGGTAGCTCTGTAGAAGTCCCAGGGCACAGTTTAGTAAAAGTTAAATGTGGTGAAAATTCTGTTGGGCTGCATAAAGAAAACATACTTGCTGAAAATTTGGTACTGGCACCAGAGGCCAGGTCTAAAACTGCAGTCAGAGTTCGGTTGGAAGAAAGATTCAACAGCATCCAGAGAGAAAACCCCAGATGCCAAGAACCCCAAGAATCTGGAGTAACTCTTAACAA tttaGTAACATTGATTCGACAGCCATCAAAACTGATAGCTGTTCCTGTGCGTCAGCAAGAAAACAAGTGTGCTGCATTAGGGACAAGTAAGACTGCAGCTGCCAAGCCTTCTGTACAGATGACATACCCATTATTTACCATGAATGCATGTTCTGCTGCTGGAAGTGCTAATCCTTTGCAAGCACAG acCTCTGGAACGTCTTGCGTTGTTTTGGAAGCTGCTAAACATGAAGACCTTGGGACACCCAAGACATTCTCTTTCTGCTGTCAGGAAGCTGAATCTGCGAAACAAACAGTTGGTGTTGTGAATAAAGCTTTGCCTGAGGAAGTTTGGATTAAAGTTCGAG aagACACCTTATGCAAGCAAACGATAAACAGAAGAAGTTGCAGCCAAATAAGCACACTGGATCCAAACATAGATCGCAAACCTCTTGGTGAAATCCAGAATATGTGTGATAGTAGCCAGAGCACTGCACCTGCCCATGGCCCTTGGCAGTCAGCACAGTCAAATTCAAGTATGCAGCTGCAAAGTGGCCCACAGAACGGAATCACGCAGCGAAGAGAAAGACATAACCGCATAGAGAGAGACAGAAG GCGCAGAATCCGGATTTGTTGTGATGAGCTGAATCTTCTGGTTCCGTTCTGTACTACTGATACTGATAAGGCAACGACTCTACAATGGACAACCGCGTTTCTGAAGTACATTCAAGAGAGGCATGGTGATTCCCTGAAACAG gaATTTGAGAGTGTGTTCTGTGGTAAAACAGGCAGGAGACTAAAACCAGCAAGATCAGATTCATTTATAACGTGTCCAGTGCAGGAAAACATGCATGGCCATGGAGACCAAGTAGTCTGA
- the TCFL5 gene encoding transcription factor-like 5 protein isoform X2: MSGSVPEEPQRSTPQGPAGDPHPGPLAAAPGGSSDPPFGEHSLGLATTEVSLVEMTEMEYTQLQHILYSYTEAQAGEGDVEARLGAFSLPGSCAEPPPCQVNPGQEGCPSAHCGSQPVFPVPGQAGLPSDSALLSTSPHLGYADFQELRMMLLSESNLPSNETDQMPNGSSVEVPGHSLVKVKCGENSVGLHKENILAENLVLAPEARSKTAVRVRLEERFNSIQRENPRCQEPQESGVTLNNLVTLIRQPSKLIAVPVRQQENKCAALGTSKTAAAKPSVQMTYPLFTMNACSAAGSANPLQAQTSGTSCVVLEAAKHEDLGTPKTFSFCCQEAESAKQTVGVVNKALPEEVWIKVRDTLCKQTINRRSCSQISTLDPNIDRKPLGEIQNMCDSSQSTAPAHGPWQSAQSNSSMQLQSGPQNGITQRRERHNRIERDRRRRIRICCDELNLLVPFCTTDTDKATTLQWTTAFLKYIQERHGDSLKQEFESVFCGKTGRRLKPARSDSFITCPVQENMHGHGDQVV; encoded by the exons ATGTCGGGCTCGGTCCCGGAGGAGCCGCAGCGCTCCACCCCGCAAGGCCCGGCTGGCGATCCCCATCCCGGGCCACTCGCTGCCGCCCCGGGCGGCTCCAGTGACCCTCCCTTCGGTGAGCACAGCCTCGGCTTGGCCACCACGGAGGTCAGCCTGGTGGAGATGACGGAGATGGAGTAtacccagctgcagcacataCTTTACTCCTACACGGAGGCACAAGCTGGTGAAGGTGATGTGgaagccaggctgggggctTTCTCCTTGCCTGGTAGCTGTGCTGAACCCCCTCCGTGCCAGGTGAACCCCGGGCAGGAGGGGTGTCCGTCGGCCCACTGCGGGAGCCAGCCGGTGTTCCCGGTGCCCGGCCAGGCAGGGTTACCCTCTGACAGCGCtttgctcagcaccagcccgCATTTGGGCTATGCTGACTTCCAGGAGCTCAGGATGATGCTACTGAGTGAGTCTAACCTCCCTTCGAATGAAACGGATCAAATGCCTAATGGTAGCTCTGTAGAAGTCCCAGGGCACAGTTTAGTAAAAGTTAAATGTGGTGAAAATTCTGTTGGGCTGCATAAAGAAAACATACTTGCTGAAAATTTGGTACTGGCACCAGAGGCCAGGTCTAAAACTGCAGTCAGAGTTCGGTTGGAAGAAAGATTCAACAGCATCCAGAGAGAAAACCCCAGATGCCAAGAACCCCAAGAATCTGGAGTAACTCTTAACAA tttaGTAACATTGATTCGACAGCCATCAAAACTGATAGCTGTTCCTGTGCGTCAGCAAGAAAACAAGTGTGCTGCATTAGGGACAAGTAAGACTGCAGCTGCCAAGCCTTCTGTACAGATGACATACCCATTATTTACCATGAATGCATGTTCTGCTGCTGGAAGTGCTAATCCTTTGCAAGCACAG acCTCTGGAACGTCTTGCGTTGTTTTGGAAGCTGCTAAACATGAAGACCTTGGGACACCCAAGACATTCTCTTTCTGCTGTCAGGAAGCTGAATCTGCGAAACAAACAGTTGGTGTTGTGAATAAAGCTTTGCCTGAGGAAGTTTGGATTAAAGTTCGAG ACACCTTATGCAAGCAAACGATAAACAGAAGAAGTTGCAGCCAAATAAGCACACTGGATCCAAACATAGATCGCAAACCTCTTGGTGAAATCCAGAATATGTGTGATAGTAGCCAGAGCACTGCACCTGCCCATGGCCCTTGGCAGTCAGCACAGTCAAATTCAAGTATGCAGCTGCAAAGTGGCCCACAGAACGGAATCACGCAGCGAAGAGAAAGACATAACCGCATAGAGAGAGACAGAAG GCGCAGAATCCGGATTTGTTGTGATGAGCTGAATCTTCTGGTTCCGTTCTGTACTACTGATACTGATAAGGCAACGACTCTACAATGGACAACCGCGTTTCTGAAGTACATTCAAGAGAGGCATGGTGATTCCCTGAAACAG gaATTTGAGAGTGTGTTCTGTGGTAAAACAGGCAGGAGACTAAAACCAGCAAGATCAGATTCATTTATAACGTGTCCAGTGCAGGAAAACATGCATGGCCATGGAGACCAAGTAGTCTGA